In one window of Leptospira sp. GIMC2001 DNA:
- the pepN gene encoding aminopeptidase N — MTKKCSFLILGLLITSCGFLQSNDTVEPDVLTQRAAQERYDQVQNVRYNIFLEIDAGKEFSGVTEILFDIKDTHKPLRVDFYEGKISKLIVNEKNIDQIPYEKGFLIISSNFLNPDANRIEIHFTHPYSRSGNGLHTFVDPVDNETYLYSQFETNHANHMFPCFDQPDLKATYKLDVIAPTKWKVISATLPEKSESLGAKTKTYFPETRRFSTYIFSLHAGPYSEWKDSYNNIPLRLLARKSMAQYVDHKLWFKATKQGLAFFEKYFDIKYPFSKYDQIIVPEFNFGAMENVGAVTFSERFLSRGKSTRQSREKTVSVILHEMAHMWFGNLVTMKWWDGLWLNESFATYMAAKAQYDATEFTESWETFFTGMKTWAYASDRSSTTHPIQGNVLNTEEAFTNFDGITYGKGASVLKQLVYFVGEENFRVGVSNYLKEFSYKNAELVDFLKSIESVSKKDLKKWSGDWLEKEGFNRVAYELKCSGGLIDSIALNQDFKTNTRYLRDHRMMIALVDIEEENAKIYKTIGLEYSDENTVHSFDRNEKTKCPDFVILNYKDYDFVRTVFPKEILEEKNHRILRILLKDSPDTLTSLMLWRSLYDEVLDGRLSISAYKDIAMSILPEEDNDIVLESNLGHITSNHFISYHSLQYLQRDPERSEALEELEKFTWEETLKASANSDRKRLWFRNYLSVGNTKTFFDRGHKILISKENIPGLTIDQDLRWSILKKLCSFNHDDHSVKKLLEAEKIRDKSRIGLDSALACEAAHPDPVTKGKWMAILTKNDEGYSASTLRTIMYYIFPIHQKNLQIPFVDFFYQNIKEKKVFGDENYLESYSSTLAPQFCTEENKHILKKFINNNQRLSAPVLKNLKQVLETEEDCLKVRNSIN; from the coding sequence ATGACCAAGAAGTGTTCCTTTCTCATTCTAGGATTGTTAATTACATCCTGCGGATTCTTACAATCAAACGATACTGTTGAGCCAGATGTTCTGACTCAAAGAGCAGCTCAAGAAAGGTATGATCAAGTACAGAATGTACGCTACAACATTTTCTTAGAAATCGATGCAGGTAAAGAATTCTCTGGTGTTACTGAGATTTTATTCGATATCAAAGATACACATAAACCACTTCGAGTTGATTTCTATGAAGGTAAAATTTCAAAACTAATTGTTAACGAGAAGAATATTGATCAAATACCTTACGAAAAAGGTTTTCTAATCATATCTTCAAACTTCCTGAATCCAGATGCAAATCGAATTGAAATACATTTCACTCATCCTTACAGTAGATCTGGAAATGGACTTCATACTTTTGTAGACCCGGTTGACAATGAGACATACCTTTATAGTCAATTTGAAACGAACCATGCAAACCATATGTTCCCTTGCTTCGATCAACCAGATTTGAAGGCGACTTATAAACTAGACGTAATCGCTCCAACGAAATGGAAAGTGATTTCGGCAACTCTTCCCGAAAAGTCAGAAAGTCTTGGAGCGAAAACCAAAACTTACTTTCCCGAAACTCGTCGATTCTCAACTTATATTTTCTCACTTCATGCTGGACCATACTCAGAGTGGAAGGATTCTTATAATAATATTCCTCTTCGATTATTAGCAAGAAAGTCGATGGCTCAGTATGTTGATCATAAGTTATGGTTCAAGGCAACCAAACAGGGATTAGCTTTTTTTGAAAAGTATTTTGATATAAAATATCCATTTAGTAAATATGATCAGATTATAGTTCCCGAATTCAATTTCGGTGCTATGGAGAATGTCGGTGCTGTAACATTTTCTGAGAGATTCTTGAGTCGTGGCAAATCAACAAGACAATCTCGCGAGAAAACAGTAAGTGTAATCCTGCATGAAATGGCACATATGTGGTTTGGAAATTTAGTCACAATGAAGTGGTGGGATGGATTATGGTTGAACGAGAGTTTTGCGACATATATGGCAGCCAAAGCACAATATGATGCAACTGAATTTACAGAGTCATGGGAAACATTTTTTACAGGAATGAAAACTTGGGCTTATGCATCGGACCGATCTTCAACAACTCATCCGATTCAAGGAAATGTACTGAACACGGAAGAAGCTTTCACCAATTTTGATGGGATAACTTATGGGAAAGGTGCCTCAGTTCTAAAACAACTTGTCTACTTTGTTGGAGAAGAAAATTTTAGAGTTGGAGTATCCAACTATCTGAAAGAATTTTCTTACAAGAATGCTGAATTGGTGGATTTTCTTAAATCCATTGAATCAGTATCGAAGAAAGATTTAAAAAAATGGTCTGGTGATTGGTTAGAAAAGGAAGGCTTCAATCGAGTTGCATATGAACTTAAGTGTTCTGGAGGTTTAATTGATTCCATTGCACTCAATCAAGATTTCAAAACCAACACTCGATATCTTCGCGATCACCGCATGATGATAGCTTTAGTTGATATAGAAGAAGAAAATGCAAAAATTTATAAGACAATCGGACTGGAATATTCAGATGAAAATACAGTTCACAGTTTTGACAGAAATGAAAAAACTAAATGTCCTGATTTTGTAATTCTAAATTACAAGGATTATGATTTTGTAAGAACTGTATTTCCTAAGGAAATACTTGAAGAAAAAAATCATAGAATCCTTAGAATCCTATTAAAGGATTCACCAGATACACTCACTTCACTTATGCTCTGGCGATCTCTATATGATGAAGTTTTGGATGGAAGACTGAGCATCAGCGCTTATAAAGATATTGCAATGAGCATTCTACCCGAAGAAGACAATGATATTGTGCTCGAATCTAACCTAGGACATATTACTTCGAATCATTTTATTTCTTATCATTCCCTTCAATATCTTCAGCGTGATCCTGAGAGAAGTGAAGCCCTTGAAGAATTGGAGAAATTTACTTGGGAAGAAACTCTTAAAGCAAGTGCTAATTCAGATCGAAAAAGATTGTGGTTTAGAAATTATTTATCAGTGGGAAATACAAAAACATTCTTTGATCGCGGTCACAAAATTCTTATTTCTAAAGAAAATATTCCAGGCTTGACGATTGACCAAGATTTGCGTTGGTCTATTCTAAAAAAATTGTGTTCTTTCAATCATGATGATCATTCTGTCAAAAAATTACTTGAAGCAGAAAAGATTCGCGATAAGTCTCGAATCGGACTTGATTCAGCTCTCGCTTGTGAAGCGGCTCACCCTGACCCAGTGACGAAAGGCAAATGGATGGCGATTCTCACCAAAAATGATGAAGGGTATTCAGCATCGACTTTGCGAACTATTATGTATTATATATTTCCGATTCATCAGAAAAATTTACAAATTCCATTTGTTGATTTCTTCTACCAAAACATAAAAGAAAAGAAGGTTTTTGGAGATGAGAATTATTTAGAATCTTATTCTTCTACTTTGGCTCCACAGTTTTGTACCGAGGAAAATAAGCATATTCTAAAGAAGTTTATCAACAATAACCAAAGACTTTCGGCTCCAGTTCTCAAGAATCTAAAACAAGTTTTGGAAACCGAGGAAGATTGTTTAAAAGTTAGAAATTCAATTAACTAA
- a CDS encoding diacylglycerol/lipid kinase family protein, whose amino-acid sequence MAKKVHFLVNPNSGGGDVGRNWEEISKRIQKKIGKFEFTFTGSKGHASTLAQEKIREKTDILVIIGGDGTVSEVVDGVIKSKNNSVSLVVLNLGTGGDFSKTLGVAGDLEIALEKIQNGKIQKVDVGKVSYKKEINLPLEIRYFINITGCGMAGAVVRTVNKSSKRFGGFSYYLGGLANLITYQNKAIRYKLDDSEWVSTKITTLAVCNGQYFGGGMRISPKSELNDGYFDVVLLQDWNLFQKAYYSKNLYNGTILSSAQVESYRCKKIEIEPIDPQDYVYIDSDGEDIGIIPMKVEVLPSAVQFLI is encoded by the coding sequence ATGGCAAAAAAGGTTCACTTCTTAGTTAATCCCAATTCTGGTGGCGGCGATGTTGGTAGAAATTGGGAAGAAATTTCCAAAAGAATCCAGAAGAAAATTGGCAAATTTGAATTTACTTTTACTGGTTCGAAAGGTCATGCCTCAACTTTAGCACAAGAAAAGATTCGTGAGAAAACGGACATACTAGTTATAATTGGCGGCGATGGAACTGTATCCGAAGTAGTTGATGGAGTGATTAAGTCTAAGAACAATTCTGTCTCATTAGTAGTTTTGAACCTTGGAACAGGCGGAGACTTCTCGAAAACTCTTGGAGTTGCTGGAGATCTAGAGATAGCTTTAGAAAAAATACAGAATGGTAAAATCCAAAAAGTTGATGTTGGAAAAGTATCCTATAAAAAAGAAATAAATTTACCATTGGAAATAAGATATTTCATAAATATAACTGGCTGTGGAATGGCTGGTGCTGTTGTTAGAACTGTCAATAAATCTTCCAAGCGTTTTGGTGGCTTTAGTTATTATCTAGGTGGGCTTGCGAACCTAATAACATATCAAAATAAAGCCATCCGTTATAAGCTTGATGATTCAGAATGGGTTTCCACTAAGATTACAACTTTAGCTGTCTGTAATGGACAATATTTTGGTGGAGGAATGAGAATATCTCCCAAGTCGGAATTGAATGACGGCTATTTTGATGTGGTATTATTGCAAGATTGGAATTTATTTCAGAAAGCGTATTACTCTAAAAATTTATACAATGGAACGATTCTCTCATCAGCTCAAGTGGAATCCTATCGTTGCAAGAAAATTGAAATCGAGCCAATTGATCCACAAGATTACGTATATATTGATTCTGACGGGGAAGATATTGGAATCATTCCGATGAAAGTGGAAGTTCTCCCATCGGCTGTTCAATTTCTAATTTGA
- a CDS encoding metal-dependent hydrolase, which produces MIYPNDKNPIHEKITIRKPLTKLNESIPIHWLDGNIFKTHIGNALSIIFPNTENYFVNTIKKFLPVIRNPRLNRDIQSFIGQEIQHKGQHENIWELLESQGFVISNFVKVYEFFILRTWQSIIPDELNLSIIAGIEHFNTIFAEISIEEDLFKNSDPNMKEIFEWHLAEELEHKNVAYDVLQEVNDSYFLRLQGMIIAYILIMTAMGSANLHLLLQEDPRNWQRIFKEGKDFLFVRDKISMKLFSRFIDYFKPEFHPAQSKTHHLVDKIILSMKFEPILNKNAANSINSTRENIS; this is translated from the coding sequence ATGATTTATCCGAATGATAAAAATCCAATTCATGAGAAGATTACGATTCGTAAGCCTTTGACCAAGCTGAATGAATCGATACCTATCCATTGGCTCGATGGAAATATATTTAAAACTCATATTGGCAATGCGCTTTCTATAATTTTTCCAAATACAGAAAACTATTTTGTAAATACTATCAAGAAATTTCTCCCCGTGATCCGCAATCCTCGATTGAACCGAGATATTCAATCCTTTATCGGACAAGAAATACAGCATAAAGGTCAGCACGAAAATATATGGGAATTGCTAGAATCCCAAGGATTTGTTATTTCAAATTTTGTTAAGGTTTACGAATTTTTTATTCTGAGAACATGGCAATCCATTATACCCGATGAACTCAATCTCTCAATTATAGCCGGCATCGAACATTTTAATACAATTTTTGCTGAAATTTCTATTGAGGAGGATCTATTTAAAAATTCTGATCCGAACATGAAAGAAATTTTTGAATGGCATCTAGCAGAAGAGCTAGAACATAAAAATGTTGCCTATGATGTCTTGCAGGAAGTTAATGATAGTTACTTTTTAAGATTGCAAGGAATGATTATTGCCTATATATTGATTATGACTGCAATGGGCTCTGCGAATCTTCATCTTCTGTTACAAGAAGATCCTAGGAATTGGCAGAGAATTTTCAAAGAAGGTAAAGATTTTTTATTTGTGAGAGATAAAATTTCTATGAAATTATTTTCTAGATTTATCGATTATTTCAAACCTGAATTCCATCCAGCTCAATCCAAGACTCACCATCTTGTTGATAAAATTATTCTTTCAATGAAATTTGAACCAATATTGAATAAAAATGCAGCCAATTCAATAAATTCTACTCGAGAAAATATAAGTTAA
- a CDS encoding alpha/beta fold hydrolase gives MYKNTFLHPETDLNIYLKYSAPEKDRILLFLHGYPDTHKTWDVLMNQLAKKYQVAAIDLRGAGESSRPTERSAFNIRRIYKDIETAIRFLDPKGEKNVHLVGHDWGSLIGWCFASDPISSGYISSFTGIAGPHPALARKQMESYAKRGIWSWNTDEISRFFKQGTMSWYVLFFQFPILPELGLTFGSLGFWHALLQAGGVPKSDPMWDYGTKEILRSCIGPIQMFRELIQGEQIGIPNKIETPCQAIVPINDFAITPEIYENLSEHALHFRKNFLDANHWVHREKPEEVAKLIDSFCKNVENAEI, from the coding sequence ATGTATAAGAACACTTTCCTTCATCCAGAAACAGATTTAAATATTTATCTAAAATATTCAGCCCCAGAGAAAGATAGAATTTTACTTTTTCTTCACGGATATCCAGACACGCACAAAACTTGGGATGTTCTCATGAATCAACTCGCGAAGAAATACCAAGTCGCAGCAATCGATCTGAGAGGAGCAGGTGAATCTTCTCGTCCAACAGAGAGAAGCGCCTTTAATATTCGAAGGATTTATAAAGATATTGAAACTGCTATTCGATTCTTAGATCCCAAAGGAGAAAAGAACGTTCATCTAGTTGGACATGATTGGGGTTCACTGATAGGTTGGTGTTTTGCATCTGATCCAATTTCATCAGGTTATATTTCTTCATTTACGGGAATAGCTGGTCCACATCCAGCACTTGCAAGAAAACAAATGGAATCCTATGCGAAAAGAGGAATCTGGTCATGGAATACCGATGAGATCTCGCGCTTCTTCAAGCAAGGAACCATGTCATGGTACGTTTTGTTCTTTCAGTTTCCAATCCTACCAGAACTAGGTTTAACTTTTGGATCGCTCGGATTCTGGCATGCTTTGCTTCAAGCGGGTGGAGTTCCTAAGTCCGATCCAATGTGGGATTATGGAACTAAAGAGATTCTAAGATCTTGTATTGGACCAATTCAAATGTTTCGTGAGCTCATTCAAGGGGAACAAATTGGTATCCCCAATAAAATTGAGACTCCTTGCCAAGCAATTGTTCCCATTAACGATTTTGCAATAACGCCAGAAATCTATGAAAATTTATCTGAACATGCACTTCATTTTCGAAAGAATTTTCTGGATGCTAACCATTGGGTTCATAGGGAGAAACCAGAAGAAGTTGCAAAACTCATTGATAGTTTTTGTAAGAATGTTGAAAATGCAGAAATTTGA
- the prfA gene encoding peptide chain release factor 1, with amino-acid sequence MIERLKKIQEKYLRLDSELSTASDPNKLKELYKERSRLTPVYNKTIEFLKISSDIEDAKNLLPNEKDEDMHEMLKSEIRDGENRLDELAKELEIMLLPPDPNSGKNILIEIRAGTGGEESGLFCADLFRMYSRYADKVGIRADLIDSSPTGIGGFKEIVFALEDERAYDLFKFEAGTHRVQRIPATESGGRIHTSAVTVAVLPEAEEKEVDIKDSDIRVDVFRSSGSGGQHVNTTDSAVRLTHIPTGIVVSCQDEKSQIKNRDKAMRILRARIIDQQIEEAKTTSDAIKKQMIGSGDRSERIRTYNFPQGRCTDHRIGFTSHNLSSIMEGDMDELIEALLEEDRAKRLAATK; translated from the coding sequence ATGATAGAGAGACTCAAAAAAATACAAGAAAAATACCTCCGTTTGGATTCAGAGCTTAGTACGGCGAGTGACCCAAATAAACTAAAGGAATTATACAAAGAAAGATCTCGCCTAACGCCAGTTTATAATAAAACAATCGAATTTCTAAAGATTTCCTCAGACATCGAGGATGCTAAAAATCTTCTGCCTAATGAAAAAGATGAAGATATGCATGAAATGTTAAAATCTGAAATTAGAGATGGAGAAAATCGTCTCGATGAGCTAGCAAAAGAACTAGAGATCATGCTACTTCCTCCTGATCCTAATTCTGGAAAAAATATTCTAATTGAAATACGAGCTGGGACGGGCGGGGAAGAGTCGGGTCTGTTCTGTGCGGATCTTTTTCGCATGTATTCTCGTTATGCGGACAAAGTTGGAATTCGTGCAGATTTAATTGATTCTAGTCCAACAGGAATTGGCGGATTTAAAGAAATCGTTTTTGCACTTGAAGATGAACGAGCTTACGACCTTTTTAAGTTCGAAGCAGGAACACATCGAGTTCAGAGAATTCCAGCAACGGAATCAGGAGGAAGGATTCATACATCAGCTGTCACTGTTGCCGTTCTACCTGAGGCAGAGGAGAAAGAAGTAGATATTAAAGATTCCGATATTCGAGTGGATGTGTTTCGTTCTTCTGGATCTGGAGGTCAGCACGTCAATACAACTGACTCTGCAGTTCGATTGACTCATATTCCTACTGGAATCGTTGTTAGTTGCCAGGACGAGAAGTCTCAAATAAAAAACCGCGACAAGGCAATGCGAATTCTTCGTGCAAGAATTATTGATCAGCAGATTGAAGAGGCTAAAACTACTAGTGACGCCATAAAAAAACAAATGATTGGATCGGGTGATAGATCAGAGAGAATTAGAACTTATAATTTTCCTCAAGGTCGATGCACAGATCATAGGATTGGATTTACGAGCCATAATCTGAGTTCCATAATGGAAGGGGATATGGATGAGTTGATTGAAGCTCTATTGGAAGAAGATCGTGCGAAGAGACTTGCCGCAACAAAATAG